AGGCATCGAAGGCGGCTGCGCGATGCGGCGAGGCGACAACGATCAGCACGCTGGTCTCGCCGATTTCCATCCGTCCCAGGCGGTGGACAATGCGAAGGTCGCGAATCGGAAATTGCTGCAAAGCCTGACGCGCCAGAGACTGCATTTGTTCCAGCGCCATCTCCTCATAGGCTTCGTAATCGAGATAGAGGGTCTTCCGGCCGCGAGTGTGATTGCGCACTACTCCCTCAAAAACCAGCGCCGCGCCGTCTGAGCCGTGCTTGAGGTCGGCGAGTATTGGCTGGGTTTCGATGGAATGGCGGACGATCTCAACGTAGAGCCGCCGTCCCGCTGACTTCCCCTCGGTCTGGCTCAGGGCAGGCTCCGCCGGTTGTCGGGCTGGCGTCTCGTCTGCCCCGCCGGGAGCACCCCCGCTTACCGGGGGCAATAGCGCAATTTCATCGTTGGCCTGCAATTTCGTCTCCGGCCCCGCATAGTGCTGGTTCACGGCCATAGCCATTGAGGGGAGGAGTTCCTTCAATCGCGGATTTTGCGATGCGTAACGCACGAGGACGTCGCCAAGCAAAGCGGCTTCCGGCAGTTCGATCCAGTCCGCCGCCTTTCCCACGACATCTTTCAAAACCCCGAAGAAGAGGACTCGCACACGCATAGGCACCACAAGATTTAGTTTACCGTGGACCTCGCCTGATCGGCAGGAGCTCCCGACGCGGGAAGAAATGCGGACGCAAGATTGGCAGCGCGCACTAAAGATACGGTAGAGGAACGCCGATACAGCACATAAGGACCTTCTATGCTTCGACGCGCGGCGTTGTTCGTTCTGTTCTGCCTCTGCACGGGCGATTCGCAGGCACAGGATTTGGCGGGCATTGAGATCCACGGCTTTGCCACCCAAGGTTTCCTCTTCAGTTCCCATAACAATTACTTAACCATGCCGTCAAGCTCGGGCACCCTACAGTGGACCGACGGGGCGGTCAGCGTCAGCGATTCGCTGGGCGACAAATTGCGCGTTGGCATCCAGTTGCACATGTATCAACTGGGTCAGCTTGGCAGCCCCTATATCCAAGTCGATTGGGCTTCGGGAGATTACAGATACAACGATTATTTTGGCGTTCGGGCCGGCAAGGTCAAGACGGTTGTCGGTTTGTTCAACGATTCGCAGGATGTGGATGCGATCTTTCTATGGTGCCTGCTGCCGCAATCCATTTACCCGATTGACAACAAGAGCTTTTATTTGTCGCACCTGGGAGGTGAAGTGTACGGCGGTCTCCCGCTTGGCAGTCGCGGCGGAAGGCTTAAGTACGATGGATATGCGGGGCAGATCACTCTGGACCCCAAAGGCGGCTACCTCAAAGAGCTTGCTGACGGGGGAATCGCGTTCGCGACTCCTCCGAGCGGAAAAGTTTACGGCGGCGATCTGCGTTGGGAAGCACCGATAACGGGATTGACGATCGGAGCCAGCGCGGTTGACGAGAGCATCGACGGAACCGCGCCCGGTATTAGTGTGCACGTCCCTCCCGCTCTCATCAACGCGGAGTATGCCCAGTTTGAGAAGGGAAAGTTTTACTTCGCTGGGGAATACCGGAGATCGCCGCTCACCACGATCGTGACCTATCAACAAACGGTATTTGCGGCCCCGGTGGATTTGCGCGCCTGGTTTGTCATGGGCAGCTATCGGCTTACGAAAAAAACTCAATTGGGAAGTTATTACAGCCACTTCGTTTATAAGGGGACGGATACGTCCCTACCGCAGGATTACTCGAAAGATTGCGTGCTCTCCGGGCGCTATGACTTTAACGCTTTCTTTTACGGCAAGATCGAAGATCACTTCCTGCACGGAACTGGACTCGGTTACTACGGCAGCACGAACCTGAGTGGCCTGAAGCCAAACTCGAATATTTTAGCGGCCAAGATCGGTTTCAGCTTCTAGAAGCCCGGAGCGCTTATTAGGAGACGACTGGTGACGAATCCAAATCGAGGGTTGCAAAATCGACGGACAGTCGATCGCCGGTTCGTTAATCGCCGGTTCGACAATCGCCGGTTCGTTAATCGCCGGTTCGACAATCGGTGGTTAATCGTGCTTCTGGCGTTTGTGGGTTGCTGCCCTGCCGCCAGCGCCCAGGATGTCGTATTCATTGCCAATCGGAACGTGCAAGTCACGGTAATCCACGCTTCCGACCTGCGCGCCATTTTTACGGGAGAGAAAAGCAGATTCGCAGATGGGTCCCACGCGGTGCCGGTGATCTTGAAGGGGGGCCCGGCCCACGAAGTCTTTGTAAGAAACTATTGTGGCGAAGACCCTAACGAATTCCGCGCGCAATGGCGCAAAGTGATATTCACGGGACAGGGATCGATGCCCAAGACTTTTGATTCGGAGTCGGCGCTCATCGAATATGTCGCCCAAACCCCTGGCGCTGTCGGTTACGTAAGCCACGTTTCATCGGAAGCTGACGTGAAATCCTTTACGCCGTTAAAGTAACGATCTTTGTCCGCGGGGCCGGACTCAGGCCTGCGTCAGCACCCTATCGTGAACCCCTTCCGGCTCTTTCACTGGCGTCGGACTGTAATCCTGAGCGGGATCTTTGGGCGGCGTGGAGAGGATCTTCGCCGCCGGGCCCTGCGCCACTTCCGGCAGCGCGACCTTCAGGGCTTCGTCGATGGTCTTCACGTAATGGACCGAGAGGTTATCGAGTTGTTCCGGCGTCAGGTCCTCCTCGACGTTCATGCGATTTTCCGCAGGAAGAATCACGTCGGTCACGCCGGCGCGCTTGGCGGCCAGGACTTTTTCTTTGATTCCGCCCACCGGAAGCACGTTTCCACTCAGGGTGATCTCCCCAGTCATGGCCAGCAGCGGCGTGATGCGATGCTTGGTCAGCAGCGACACCAGCGTGGTCGCCATGGTCACTCCCGCCGAAGGCCCATCTTTCGGAATGGCGCCGGCCGGCACGTGCATGTGAATGTCGTGGTTCGCGAAGAAGTCTTCGGCGATGCCGAGCCGGTCGGCGTTCGAGCGCACCCAGGTCAGCGCCGCCTGCATCGATTCCTGCATGACCTGGCCAATTTGGCCGGTCATGGTGAATCCGCCTTTGCCTTTCATGGCATTGGCTTCCACGAATAGAACGTCGCCGCCCGAAGGAGTCCACGCCAGGCCGACGGCCACACCCGGCCGCTCGGTTCTCTCAGCAATTTCGCCTTCGCTGCGAATCTTGATGCCGCCCAGAAATTCCTGAACGATTTCCTTGGTGACGATCAGCTTCTCGCTCTTGCCCTCGGCCAAACGCCGCGCCTGCTTGCGGCAGATGGTGCCGATGGTGCGTTCCAGGCTGCGTACGCCGGCCTCCCGGGTATAGTGGCGGATGGTATAGCGCACCGCCTCTTCCGGGAACGCAATCTGTTCCGTCGTGATGCCGTTCTCTTCGATCTGCCGGGGAATCAGATAGCGGAATGCGATGTGAACCTTTTCTTCCTCGCTATAGCCCTGGAGTTCGATGATCTCCATGCGGTCGCGCAAGGGCTCGGCGATGGGATCGAGCATGTTCGCCGTCGTGATGAACAGCACCTTCGACAAATCGAAGGTCACGTCGAGATAGTTGTCACGAAAGGTCGAGTTCTGTTCCGGATCGAGCGCTTCGAGCAACGCCGAAGCCGGATCGCCGCGAAAATCGCGCCCTACCTTGTCGATTTCATCGAGCATGAACACCGGATCTTTGGTCTCCGCCCGCCGAATGCCTTGGATGATCTGCCCCGGCAGCGCTCCGATGTACGTGCGGCGGTGGCCACGAATTTCCGCCTCATCGTGTACGCCGCCCAGCGACAGCCGCACAAACTTGCGGCCGAGAGCACGCGCAATCGATTTTCCGAGCGAAGTTTTGCCCACGCCCGGAGGTCCGACGAAGCACAAGATCGGTCCCTTCATGTTGGGCTTCAGCCGCCGGACGGAAAGATAATCGAGAATGCGATCTTTCACTTTTTCGAGATCGTAGTGATCGGCGTCCAGAATTTCCTTCGCCTTGGGAATCTCGATTTCCTGCCCCGAGGTTTTCGTCCACGGCAACACCGCAAGCCACTCGACATAATTACGAGTCAGCGAATAATCGGCGGCCATCGGAGACATGCGTGATAGGCGGCCCAGTTCTTTGAGGGCCTCTTTCTTTACGTCGTCGGGCATGCCCGCTTCGTCGATCTTCTTCTTCAGGTCTTCGACGTCGCGCTGGCCCTCATCCTGTTCGCCCAATTCTTTCTGGATGGCCTTCATCTGCTCGCGCAGGTAATATTCGCGCTGCGTCTGTTGCACCCGGTCCTGCACTTCGCTCTGAATCTTGTTGCGCAGTTGCTGAACTTCCAGTTCCTTGGCCAGGTGCTGATTGATTTTTTCGAGGCGAACGTGGACGTCGAGGGTCTCGAGCGTGTCCTGCTTGTCGGGCGTCGAAAGCGATGGCAGCGACGAGGCGATGAAGTCAACCAGGCGGCCCGGTTCGTCGATGTTCATGGCTACAGTCGAGAGTTCATCCGAGAGCGTGGGCGAACCGGCGACAATCTGCTGGAATAGCGTCAGCACGTTACGCTGAAGGGCCTCGACCTCGGAGGTCGCGGCTGGTGTAGTGCCCTCGGGCAGCGTGGAATAGTGGGCGCTCATGAATGGCGCCAGTTGGGTAAATTCACCCAACTTGACCCTTTCCAGTCCCTCGGCGAACACAAAAAGGCTCTGGTTAGGCATCTTGACAACTTTGTGGACTACTGCCGAGGTCCCAACGGTGTAGAGATCGGTGGGTTGCGGGGAATCGACGCGCGCCTCCCGCTGCGCCACTACGATGATGGTCTTGTCTTCACCGAGCGAATTGATCAGTTGAACGGAGCTTTCCCGCCCCACCGTCAGGGGCAAAACCGCATGGGGGAACAACACGGTATCCCGTACCGGGAGCACCGGAAGCGCCTTTTTATCGTTTGTTTCCTTGTTCTTAGGAGTGCGCTCTACGGGCATCTGCTGGCTCATTATGTCTCCTTGAGTGTAACGCGCTCAAGTTTAGATGATACTCTTGCGGCAAAGGTTTCAGCAGCGCCGCAGGAATCGGCGACAGTTTGAATTCTAGTCTCTTATCGGCGGAACTAGCATCCTGCCTAAGGTGCAGAGGCTAACGCGCAGAGCTATATTTGCCAAGCCCTAAATTGGGAAAAGGCATTTCCGTCCGGTTCAAGTGAACCGTAGAGGACGTGTTTGCCGGGATCTCGATGGTTATTTCGGCGTAAACTGAGCTAACTCATAGATGCCCAACTTCTTTTCCAGTTGCGCGACCTGATCGACAACTTTGAAGAAACCGTCTTCGCCGAACAATTCGTCTTCCTTTTTTTCGAAGTCGTCGCCCAGCGCCTCATATTCGTTTGGCGACACGATGGTGCGGAAGGCGGGAAACAGCACCGTATCTTCGCGGGCTTCATGAGGACGATACATGCGCAGGAAGGCGTGCAGCGCGTCGGCCAGCTTCCCGCTATCGGCCGAAATATATTTGAACGTGGCTACCCCAGCAAGGTCCTTGATCTTGGCCGTCAACTCCCGTCCGGCTTGGTGTTGGGTTTGCAGAGTATCGACCAAGCTCACCAGCTTGCGGGCCTTGCGAAATCGCGGGAAAAGAAAGTCTTCTTCCAGCTTCTCGTGGTATTCCTCGACGAAGTGCCGAATAATGTCGGCCGCGCCGGCCAGCACCGAGCCGTCGAAGGTGCGTTTCGCCGCCAGCATGCGCAAGTGCTCGTCATAGATGAGCAGCAGCCGGTTTAGCAGACCGTGCTCCCGCATCAGGTCTTCGGCCGGAGAAATGTCCTCGCCCTTCTTGTTTTTCTCGTCCTTGTCCGGAGATGCCTTCGCCTGGGCCGCAACCAGCATCGGCGCCGGCGTCATCAGTCCTGCGCCGACGATTCCGACCCCGGTCATCGATTGGCGAATAAAACCGCGGCGGGTCGAAGCTGTTTCGGGCATAGTTCCCTCCTTGATCGGTTGTCTCGATGAAAGCTGAGCCTGCATGCTGAATTCTACGGTGTTCCGGATCGTGAAAAGGTTCGCCCCATTCAGGCGGCGGGATAGATCCCCAGCACCCTAACAAATTCGGCTACTTCGCCCAGGTGTCGCAGCGCGTTGCGCGCCGACTCATCGTCGCCGCGCAGGAAGTCCACATAGAAGACGTACTCCCAGGGCCTGCCACGCATGGGGCGCGATTCGATCTTGCTCAGGCTGATGTCGCGCAGGGCAAACACGCTGAGCGATTTGAACAGCGCGCCGGGGACGTTCTTGACCTGAAAAACGATCGAAGTCTTATTCGCCCCGCGTGGAATCAGGCGATGATAGTCCGCACTTATTGGATGCCCCGCTTCTCGCTTCTTTTGCGAGAAAGCCTGCCCTGAGCGTGTCGAAGGGTTGGTCTTTGGCTTCCCACGTCCGCCGCCGAGTTTGCGAATCAAAAAGAAACGCGTGAAGTTCCTCTTATCGTCTTCAATGCTCGCCTCCACGATGCTTCCCGAATATTCGCGCGCGGCCTGCTTTCCGGCAATTCCGGCGGCATCTTTCAATTGCTCGGCCATCACATGCTTCACGCTTCCGGCCGTGTCATAAAAGGGCACGGCTTCGATCTTGGGGTGCTGCCGAAAAAACTCGCGGCATTGATCGAGCGCCACCGGATGCGACAGCACGCGCCTTAATCCACCCAGCCGCGCGCCGGGCATGGCGATGACGTTGTGCACGATGCGCAAAAGATATTCGCCCTGAATGAAAACCTCGCGCGTCAGCATCAGATCGGCATGCTCGGCCACGGTGCCTGCCAGCGTGTTCTCGATGGGAATCACGGCGGCAGCGACCGATCCATTCTGCAACCGGTCAAATACTTCCGCCGATCGCGCACACGGCACCACCATGCACCGCGCGACCATCTTCTCAGCCGCCTCGTGACTGAAGCACCCGAGCTCTCCCTGAATCGCGACTTTCATTTGTGATTTCTCAATTACAGCCAGGGTATCCTTCGTACGGTCAACTTTCCTTCTTCAATTCTTTCTCCAGCACCAGCGCGTCCACTCCGTTCGAATAGTAACCCGGCCAGGTGCGGATCACGCTGTAGCCGTGGCGCTTGTAAAACGCTAACGCCGCGAGGTTGTCGACGGCAGTTTCGAGTCCTACGGAGCTGGACCCAGCGGTACGCAAGCGCTCTTCTCCCGCCCGCAGCAGCAACGATCCCACGCCCCCGCGGCGAGCCTCGGCCCGCACGTCAATGGTGATCACATGTCCGATGACTCCGCCATGGACCACGATAAAACCCGCCAACGCGTCGGCTTCGGCGCCGACGGCTACCAGGGTGAAAGCTCCCTTATGACGCACATAGGACTTCAGTTCCGGCTTCGAGTATGCAATGCCCGGCGCGAAGCAGTCCTGGTCCAGACGCCAGAGTGCATCGAAGTCTTCAATTTTGTACTCGCGGATGACGAAGGACACGGCGTCATTGTAGCGGGGACGGACGGCTACGAATGCGAAAAACCGATCGCATCGCTCTTCATCGGACTTTGTAAAAGACGTTCTGCGCAGAGCCCGAAAGAGCGGCTCCAGTTTTCCACAGCGGATCACCTCTCAATCCCATAAAAAATCGTTATTGGGGTCTATTGTCCTCTTGCCTCAGTCGCAACCTCGGACGTACCATCGGCATCAGAGGTCTGTGGGAAGTCGTGGTGGGACGCCTTATAGCCATCGACGTTGTCGGCGCGGTTGCGGCTCTGGCGGCGTGGTATTTCCTGTTTGCCGCCTATAACCGCCGCAAAGGAACCGAGGCCTTGCGCTGGGTGCAATCAGCCTGCGCCGGCAAGGGACGCATCCTCGATTCGCGCTGGATGAACAGCTCCCGCCTCCACGCCCGGCTTCAATTCCCTTCCCGCAGCTTTGAAAACGCACACCTAACAATGAAGTTCCGGCCGCGTGCGTTGCCTGTCCATTGGCTGCTGAGTTGCTGGCATAAACAGAAAGAAACTCTGACCTTCGAGGCCGACCTTGGCGGCTCGCCCAACTTCCATCTTGAGGTCGTGCGCCATCGTTGGTGCGCCCACAGCCGCGGCGTTACAGCCCGTCGTCGCGACGAGCGCGAATGGGACGTCTACGAGCCCGGCCCCGTGATTCTTACCACTCGTACGCACTGGAAGCAGGATTCCACTTCCGAACTCAACACGCTGATGACCGTGCGCCAGCAGGACGTTTTGCAAGTTCGCTTCCGTCCGGAATCTCCTCAGTTCTCGGCCACGATCGCGCTCGATGCCCTCTACGACCCCCGCACCGCCGCCGGATTCCTTACTACCCTGCGCGAACTAGCCGCCGGAGCCTCCGCCCACCGGCAGTAATCGTCCTCCCCGTCATCAGAGCTGTCACAATTTTAGCCCAGCGAAGAAATGCAGTAGACTGCGCACATGCCCACCGCTCGCCAGGGATCGATCCATCTGTTCCGTTTTTCCGGAATTGACGTTTTTCTCCACTGGTCGTGGTTTCTGGTAGCGGCGTATGAAATCCAGACCCGCAAGGGCAGTTATTCCTCGGTCATGTGGAATGTGCTGGAGTATGTGGGTCTTTTTCTGATTGTGATGCTGCACGAGTTCGGGCACGCGCTCGCCTGCCGGCAGGTCGGAGGCCGGGCCGATACCATCGTGCTGTGGCCCCTCGGAGGCGTGGCCTACGTGGACCCGCCGCAGCGTCCGGGCGCGACTCTTTGGAGCATCGCCGCCGGGCCGCTGGTGAATGTTGTTCTCTTCCCAGTCTTGCTCGTCATTTACTCGATGAGCCAGTCGATGGGATGGGCAACGTCAATGCCGGATATTGATCGGCTTCTGCATTCGATTTTGTGGATCGACGTAGGCCTTCTCATTTTCAACATCCTCCCGGTTTACCCGCTCGATGGCGGCCAGATTTTTCGTTCCTTGCTTTGGTTCGTATTGGGACGCGCTCGCAGCCTGATGGTTGCCACTATCGTCGGACTGCTCGGCGTGGCCGCTTTCATCGGTCTCGCCATCTGGAGGCAAGATCTTTGGCTGGGAATTATCTCCTTCTACATGCTGATGTACTGCTGGAGCGGGCTGAAACAAGCGCAGGCTTCATCCCGTGTCGCAAAACTCCCGCGTCGCGATGGCTTTGCCTGCCCGCGCTGCCAGACCCCGCCACCGGTCGGAGAATACCGGAAGTGCAGCAAATGCGGGCAAACCTTCGACATGTTTCAGAGTCATGGCGTGTGTCCCCGCTGTTCGACTCAATTTCCACAGATTAAGTGTCTGGACTGTGGCGCACTCAACCCCATCAATGACTGGATGCTGGCCTCCGTCGTGCCGGCGAAGCTCTAATCGGCGCTTCGATTCACTGGTGGAATGTGAATCCACGCATTTGCACGGGCTGGTTGGAGTAACATGCGGGGTCGTGTAGGATATGCACGACTGATCGGGGGATCTGGCCAATGCATCCTCGCCCTGGTTTCTTGAGTCCCACTCTCCGACCTCTGAGTGGCTTCCTGTTGGTTGCTCTTTTCAGTACGATTCCCATCAGTACGATTCCCAGCGTTTTCGCCGGAGAACCGCAATGGGTCGAGGTGCGCTCTCCGAACTTCTCGGTAGCCACCGATGCGGGTGAAAAGCGCGGGCGGGAGGTCGCGCTGCGCTTCGAACAGATGCGCGCCGTCTTCGGGGCCTTGATGACCAAGGCCAAGGTCAACCTTGCCGTTCCTCTGCAAATCGTGGCCTTTCGCAACACCAAAGAAATGCGCCAGATCGCGCCGCTCTGGAACGGCAAGCCGACTCAGGTCGCAGGCCTATTTCAGGGGGGCAGCGACCGTAGCTTCATCATGCTCGACCTCTCGACGGAAGATCCCTGGGCAGTCGTCTTTCACGAATACGCGCACCAATTAATGAATGGAAACCTGCAAACCCAAGCCGACCCATGGTTCGAGGAGGGCTTTGCCGAATATTTCTCCAGCATTGAAGTCGACGGCAAAGAAGCCCGAGTGGGAAAGATTCCACGTGACGAATACCTGATTCTGCAGCAAGTCGGCATGATGAAGATTGCGGACCTTTTCAAGGTCCGCCAGAATTCTCAGACCTACAACGAGAGCGGAGACCATAGGACTACTTTCTACGCCGAGTCGGGAATGCTGATGCATTACATTTACGACAATCAGCTCTTGCTTAAAGTCGCGGACTACTTCGACCTCAAGATAAACAAACATCTTCCGGTGGAGGATGCGATTCAGCAGGCTTTCGGGATAAGCGCACCGCAGTTCGATAAAGCGTTGCGTAACTACATGAGC
Above is a window of Candidatus Sulfotelmatobacter sp. DNA encoding:
- a CDS encoding hemerythrin domain-containing protein, producing the protein MPETASTRRGFIRQSMTGVGIVGAGLMTPAPMLVAAQAKASPDKDEKNKKGEDISPAEDLMREHGLLNRLLLIYDEHLRMLAAKRTFDGSVLAGAADIIRHFVEEYHEKLEEDFLFPRFRKARKLVSLVDTLQTQHQAGRELTAKIKDLAGVATFKYISADSGKLADALHAFLRMYRPHEAREDTVLFPAFRTIVSPNEYEALGDDFEKKEDELFGEDGFFKVVDQVAQLEKKLGIYELAQFTPK
- a CDS encoding N-acetyltransferase; amino-acid sequence: MSFVIREYKIEDFDALWRLDQDCFAPGIAYSKPELKSYVRHKGAFTLVAVGAEADALAGFIVVHGGVIGHVITIDVRAEARRGGVGSLLLRAGEERLRTAGSSSVGLETAVDNLAALAFYKRHGYSVIRTWPGYYSNGVDALVLEKELKKES
- a CDS encoding M50 family metallopeptidase translates to MPTARQGSIHLFRFSGIDVFLHWSWFLVAAYEIQTRKGSYSSVMWNVLEYVGLFLIVMLHEFGHALACRQVGGRADTIVLWPLGGVAYVDPPQRPGATLWSIAAGPLVNVVLFPVLLVIYSMSQSMGWATSMPDIDRLLHSILWIDVGLLIFNILPVYPLDGGQIFRSLLWFVLGRARSLMVATIVGLLGVAAFIGLAIWRQDLWLGIISFYMLMYCWSGLKQAQASSRVAKLPRRDGFACPRCQTPPPVGEYRKCSKCGQTFDMFQSHGVCPRCSTQFPQIKCLDCGALNPINDWMLASVVPAKL
- a CDS encoding molybdenum cofactor biosynthesis protein MoaE, whose product is MRVRVLFFGVLKDVVGKAADWIELPEAALLGDVLVRYASQNPRLKELLPSMAMAVNQHYAGPETKLQANDEIALLPPVSGGAPGGADETPARQPAEPALSQTEGKSAGRRLYVEIVRHSIETQPILADLKHGSDGAALVFEGVVRNHTRGRKTLYLDYEAYEEMALEQMQSLARQALQQFPIRDLRIVHRLGRMEIGETSVLIVVASPHRAAAFDACRWLIDTLKRTVPIWKKEYFEDGAVWADGEPFPAEIPRANSGT
- a CDS encoding prephenate dehydratase domain-containing protein is translated as MKVAIQGELGCFSHEAAEKMVARCMVVPCARSAEVFDRLQNGSVAAAVIPIENTLAGTVAEHADLMLTREVFIQGEYLLRIVHNVIAMPGARLGGLRRVLSHPVALDQCREFFRQHPKIEAVPFYDTAGSVKHVMAEQLKDAAGIAGKQAAREYSGSIVEASIEDDKRNFTRFFLIRKLGGGRGKPKTNPSTRSGQAFSQKKREAGHPISADYHRLIPRGANKTSIVFQVKNVPGALFKSLSVFALRDISLSKIESRPMRGRPWEYVFYVDFLRGDDESARNALRHLGEVAEFVRVLGIYPAA
- the lon gene encoding endopeptidase La: MSQQMPVERTPKNKETNDKKALPVLPVRDTVLFPHAVLPLTVGRESSVQLINSLGEDKTIIVVAQREARVDSPQPTDLYTVGTSAVVHKVVKMPNQSLFVFAEGLERVKLGEFTQLAPFMSAHYSTLPEGTTPAATSEVEALQRNVLTLFQQIVAGSPTLSDELSTVAMNIDEPGRLVDFIASSLPSLSTPDKQDTLETLDVHVRLEKINQHLAKELEVQQLRNKIQSEVQDRVQQTQREYYLREQMKAIQKELGEQDEGQRDVEDLKKKIDEAGMPDDVKKEALKELGRLSRMSPMAADYSLTRNYVEWLAVLPWTKTSGQEIEIPKAKEILDADHYDLEKVKDRILDYLSVRRLKPNMKGPILCFVGPPGVGKTSLGKSIARALGRKFVRLSLGGVHDEAEIRGHRRTYIGALPGQIIQGIRRAETKDPVFMLDEIDKVGRDFRGDPASALLEALDPEQNSTFRDNYLDVTFDLSKVLFITTANMLDPIAEPLRDRMEIIELQGYSEEEKVHIAFRYLIPRQIEENGITTEQIAFPEEAVRYTIRHYTREAGVRSLERTIGTICRKQARRLAEGKSEKLIVTKEIVQEFLGGIKIRSEGEIAERTERPGVAVGLAWTPSGGDVLFVEANAMKGKGGFTMTGQIGQVMQESMQAALTWVRSNADRLGIAEDFFANHDIHMHVPAGAIPKDGPSAGVTMATTLVSLLTKHRITPLLAMTGEITLSGNVLPVGGIKEKVLAAKRAGVTDVILPAENRMNVEEDLTPEQLDNLSVHYVKTIDEALKVALPEVAQGPAAKILSTPPKDPAQDYSPTPVKEPEGVHDRVLTQA